A window of Roseiflexus castenholzii DSM 13941 genomic DNA:
GGGGCAGTGGCTCGACCTTCCGGCAGACGGTCCGTTGTACCGTTCGGCGACGGCAATGGCGCTGGCGGCAGTGGTGACGACACAGATCGGCAACCTGTTTGCGCAGCGAAGCGAGCGCCTTTCGGTTCTGCGCCTGCCTCTAATGGGAAACCGGTTGATCTGGATCGGCATCGCTACAGAAGTGATCCTGATCGTGGCGATTGTGTATGTGCCGTTTTTGCAGGATGTCATTGGGACGGCGGCGTTCAACCCCGTCAACTGGATCGTTCTCGCGCTCTGGGCGCCAGCATTGCTACTAGTCGATGAACTGCGCAAACTGGTGATCGCCCGGCGAAAGTGACGGTCACCTGAAGGAGGCGCATCATGCGTGTGATCATCGTAGGATGCGGACGAATGGGCGCCGGGCTGGCGTTGAATCTTACCCGCAGTCAGCACGAAGTGACCATCATCGATCGTGATCCGGCGGCGTTTGCGGCTTTGGGCGAACGATTTGGCGGTCAGACAATCACCGGGCACGGCTTCGACCGCGATGTACTGTTGCGTGCCGGGATCGCGCGTGTCGATGCGCTGGCAGCAGTGACGTCCAGCGATGAAACCAATGTGGTAACTGCGCGGGCGGCGCGGCGGTTCTTCCGCGTGCCGCGCGTCGTCGCCCGCCTCTACGATCCGCGCAAAGCCGAGATTTATCGGCGCCTGGGCATCCTGACCATTTCAACAACGGAGTGGGGCATCCACCGTGTCGCCGAACTCATCAGTTATTCCTGGTTCGAGCCGATTGTCAGCCTTGGAGCGTCGGTCAACCTTGTTGATGTCGAAACGCCGCCGATGATGGCGGGACGTTCGCTTGCCAGCCTCACCGTGCCAGGCGAAGTGCATCCGGTGGCGATCAGTCGCGGCGGGCGCTGTTTCCTGCCAACACCGGAGACGCAGTTGCAGGCGGGCGATCTGCTGCACGTCGCCGTGCTGGCAACCTCAACCGAACGTCTGAAGGCGCTGTTGGGAGTCTGAACCTATGTTTGTGATCATTGTCGGCGGCGGGAAGGTTGGCGCGCATCTGGCAGGTCTGCTGATCGCCAGCGATCACCGGGTATGCGTCGTCGAACCGCGCGCCACTGCGCGCGACCATCTGGCGCAAACTCTGCCGCCGGAGACGATTGTTGCAGGAAGCGGCAGCGATCCCGCCGTGCTGGAGGCATGTGGCGCGCGCCAGGCGGATGTTGTGGCAGCCGTTACCGGCGATGATGAGGTCAACCTGGTAGTCACAAGTCTGGCGCGCTTCGAGTTTCATGTGCCGCGCACGATTGCGCGGGTGAACAATCCGAAGAACGCATGGATGTTTACCGCCGAAATGGGGGTTGATGTCGCGCTGAGTCAGGCGGATCTGATGGCGCATCTCATTCTCGAAGAGATGTCGCTGGGCGATATGATGACGCTGCTCAAGTTGCGTCGCGGGCGCTACTCACTCGTGGAAGAGAAAATCGCCGCCGATTCATTGGCGGTGGGACGCGCCATCACCGATCTCAATCTGCCGCACGAGTGCGTGATTGTCGCTATTATCCGGCGGGGTCGTCTGATTCCGCCCCACGGGGACACCGTGCTGCACGCTGGCGACGAAGTCCTGGCGTTGACAGCGGCTGAGCAGGTGCAGCGGCTGGCGGAGATTCTGGGAGGGTGAGACGCAGCCTGGAGGAGGTGATGAGGACGCCTGCTCAACTGCCGTTCGCTCACGCACTCGATGTTTCAGATCGGCGCGTTCAGCAACCGCTGGCTGTTCGTCGGCATCGGGACGATGATCCTGTTGCAACCGGGATTCACCTGTCCGCCGTGGATGGGCCAGATTCTCAACAGTGCGCCAATCAGTCTCGAAGCGTGGGGGCGCGTCATGCTCATTGCGTTTGTGGGATATGCGCCGATCACGACCGAACCATGGCGACGCCGCCGGTATGCCGGCGAGCGCCGCGCGGTCCTGACCTGATTCAAAGTCTTGCCTTCATCTTCCATGCATGATTTCATACTAATGACGATTGACGATGCCGCATGCTGGTCATTCCGAGCGCAGCGACTGGTCATTCCGAGCGCAGCGACTGGTCATTCCGAGCGCAGCGAGGAATCTCAGCGGGTCGCGCACGACCCCTCGCGCGGCTCGGGGTGACCATGCCGGATGTGCACAGGTCATTGGTATCAGATATGAGGATGAAACCATTGATTGTACGCATGTTTCAGCCACCGCGTTTCGATGATGAAGATCAGACACGCATCGCGCAGACCCAGCATCTGCTCCTGCTCGTCTGTCTGACAATTGCGCTGATTGCCGCGACGATCAATGCCGCTCTTGGGCGCTCAACCTCGACGATTGCTTTGCTGATCAGCGCTGGGGTGGCTTTGATCGCGCTTTTGCTGTTGTATGCGCGCCGCCTGCGTCTATCAATTGCGCTTCTGCTTAGTCTTTTCATTGGGTTGACCGCCTCGCTCCAGGTGATCGGTCGCGGCGCCCACGACACGGTCACCGGTCTCTATGCGGCGGTCATTGTCATCGGCAGCCTCCTGCTCGACCGCCGCGCATTCATCGGGATGGTCGCGGTGATCATGCTGGTCATCGCCGGGATTGTGACGGCGGAAATGTATGGCTGGACCCGGTCTCCCTACGAAAGCGAACCGGGCGACTGGTTCGATCTGGCGCTTATTCTGGGACTGACGGCATTCGCCGCGCGGTTGTTGAGTGAAAGCCTGCAACGCAGCCGCGCGCTGGCGCGCGCGCACGCGAAGACGCTGGCAGCGCAGGCAGCCGCATTGCGCGCTTCGGAGGAACGTTACCGCATTCTGGCGGCGAATCTGCCCGACAGCGCCGTGCTGATTTTCGATCACGATCTGCGATTCGTCCTGAGTGAAGGACCGGAACTCGCTGCAACCGGTTACTCGAAAGCGGCGCTCGAAGGACGCACGCTCTACGAAGCGCTGCCTCACGCATTCGCCGCACAGGTCGAAGGAAACATCCGCGCC
This region includes:
- a CDS encoding cation transporting ATPase C-terminal domain-containing protein, whose product is MLNCRSLTHSMFQIGAFSNRWLFVGIGTMILLQPGFTCPPWMGQILNSAPISLEAWGRVMLIAFVGYAPITTEPWRRRRYAGERRAVLT
- a CDS encoding potassium channel family protein, whose protein sequence is MFVIIVGGGKVGAHLAGLLIASDHRVCVVEPRATARDHLAQTLPPETIVAGSGSDPAVLEACGARQADVVAAVTGDDEVNLVVTSLARFEFHVPRTIARVNNPKNAWMFTAEMGVDVALSQADLMAHLILEEMSLGDMMTLLKLRRGRYSLVEEKIAADSLAVGRAITDLNLPHECVIVAIIRRGRLIPPHGDTVLHAGDEVLALTAAEQVQRLAEILGG
- a CDS encoding potassium channel family protein, which gives rise to MRVIIVGCGRMGAGLALNLTRSQHEVTIIDRDPAAFAALGERFGGQTITGHGFDRDVLLRAGIARVDALAAVTSSDETNVVTARAARRFFRVPRVVARLYDPRKAEIYRRLGILTISTTEWGIHRVAELISYSWFEPIVSLGASVNLVDVETPPMMAGRSLASLTVPGEVHPVAISRGGRCFLPTPETQLQAGDLLHVAVLATSTERLKALLGV